CTTATAGGGGTAGATTTTTCCCCTAGCAGCCTGCAAGTCGATGGATACTTTTTCAGGAGTGGCTGATGCAATCCAACAGTCTCATTCGGTTCACACGATCATGTCCCACTTGTGGACGCCGAATTCAAATTCGTGGAACGCTACTTGGACGTGAGGTTGCTTGTCCGCACTGTAACGCGAAATTCACTGCGATGGCAACGGATGATGCCCCCGGCCGAATCGACGATGCCCAGCGATTGCTGGATCGGGTGGACACGATGCTTTCGAAAGTCGAAACGCCTCCGGTCGTTTCGTAGGCAACGAGATCGTGTAGACGGTTGCTCTCTTAACATCCTTTGATTGTCGGATGCGTCCTTTCACCCCCTGGAAGTAACGCTCTTCGCCGCTGATTCAGCGGGAACGCCAGCGACGTCGTGAAAGACCGAACGTAACGATCCGTCAGATCTTTACGCGGCTTCTCCTTCGCTGATCTCTCCATCTTCACTGACGTCTTCAAATCGAATCGAGACGCGCTTGCTGACGCCGGACTCTTGCATCGTCACTCCGTAAAGAGTCGTCGCCGCTGTCATCGTTTTTTTGCTGTGGGTGACGATCACAAATTTGCTGTGGTCAAGGAACTC
This genomic interval from Stieleria sp. JC731 contains the following:
- a CDS encoding response regulator gives rise to the protein MQSNSLIRFTRSCPTCGRRIQIRGTLLGREVACPHCNAKFTAMATDDAPGRIDDAQRLLDRVDTMLSKVETPPVVS